The following are encoded together in the Nitrospirota bacterium genome:
- a CDS encoding YbaB/EbfC family nucleoid-associated protein: protein MSKKMLGDIMREAQKLQTRMAEIQEEAKKKTVEATAGGGMVTVVASGAMEIVSIKIEKDVVNPDDVEMLQDLVMAAVNEALRRAQEMVNSEMSKITGGLQLPGLGNLGKFF from the coding sequence ATGTCAAAGAAAATGCTCGGAGATATCATGCGTGAAGCTCAGAAGCTTCAGACCAGAATGGCTGAAATTCAAGAAGAAGCAAAGAAAAAGACTGTAGAAGCAACTGCAGGAGGTGGAATGGTCACGGTAGTCGCCAGTGGTGCAATGGAAATCGTTTCTATTAAAATTGAAAAAGACGTTGTGAACCCAGATGATGTTGAGATGCTTCAGGATCTTGTTATGGCGGCTGTTAACGAAGCACTTCGAAGGGCACAGGAGATGGTTAACAGTGAAATGTCAAAAATCACCGGTGGTTTACAGTTGCCAGGCTTAGGTAATCTGGGCAAATTTTTCTAA
- a CDS encoding NAD(P)-dependent glycerol-3-phosphate dehydrogenase — MSYISVIGAGSWGTTLACLLSQKGYDVTLWVHEKKLAEIIDRTRVNSLYLPEITIPDMLKITNEISDAVKNARYLLNAVPAQYTRSVFKEAVPYITEKKLIISASKGIERGTLLTVSLILKEMTNQSIAVLSGPSFAKEVIKKLPTAVTIATENKNDGIILQEIFNINNFRVYTHDDILGVELGGALKNVFAIAAGIADSLGLGNNARASLITRGLVEMTRLGIAMGAKEKTFSGLSGIGDLVLTCTSPLSRNYTVGLKLGQGMKLGEILNQTRSVAEGVTTAESAYELSKKYNIEMPIVEQIYKVLYQNKEPSLAVKDLMERSLKSEFYG, encoded by the coding sequence ATGAGTTACATTAGTGTAATCGGAGCTGGAAGTTGGGGGACAACCCTTGCATGTTTACTATCACAAAAGGGATACGATGTAACTCTATGGGTTCATGAAAAAAAGCTTGCAGAAATTATCGATAGAACAAGAGTCAACAGCTTATATTTACCTGAGATAACCATTCCCGATATGTTAAAGATAACAAATGAAATTAGTGATGCTGTGAAGAACGCCCGCTATTTATTAAATGCCGTGCCTGCACAATATACGCGTTCAGTATTTAAAGAAGCAGTTCCTTATATTACAGAAAAGAAACTGATTATAAGTGCATCTAAGGGAATAGAAAGAGGCACTCTTCTGACAGTTTCTTTAATATTGAAAGAAATGACAAATCAATCTATTGCTGTTCTCTCAGGACCTAGTTTTGCAAAAGAGGTAATTAAAAAACTTCCCACTGCTGTAACTATTGCTACAGAAAATAAAAATGATGGAATCATTCTGCAAGAAATATTCAATATTAACAATTTCAGAGTCTATACCCACGATGATATACTTGGCGTTGAACTCGGCGGTGCTTTGAAAAATGTTTTTGCAATAGCAGCAGGCATTGCTGACAGTCTCGGGCTCGGGAACAATGCAAGGGCATCACTTATAACCAGAGGGCTTGTTGAGATGACAAGGCTTGGCATTGCAATGGGAGCAAAAGAAAAAACATTCTCAGGATTAAGCGGCATAGGGGATCTTGTACTCACTTGCACAAGCCCTCTATCAAGGAATTACACAGTTGGTTTAAAACTCGGGCAGGGTATGAAACTCGGTGAAATTCTGAATCAGACAAGAAGTGTTGCTGAAGGAGTTACAACAGCAGAATCTGCATATGAACTTTCAAAAAAGTATAACATTGAGATGCCAATCGTTGAACAGATATATAAAGTTCTTTATCAAAATAAAGAACCTTCTCTTGCTGTAAAAGATTTAATGGAACGTTCACTGAAATCTGAGTTTTATGGATAA
- the gltX gene encoding glutamate--tRNA ligase — protein MVRVRFAPSPTGHLHIGGARTALFNWLFAKHNNGVFLLRIEDTDRSRSTEDYIHSIIEGLKWLKLDWDEGPFRQTDRFEIYRNYADKLIKDGKAYYCYCSPEELEQRRQEALKKGESPKYNGRCRDKGDSSIHKRPGTNPAIRFKMPGEGQTVVKDLIKGEIVFENSQLDDLIIMRSDGTPTYNFTVVVDDVDMNITHVIRGDDHVNNTPKQIHIYKSLGYTLPQFAHLPMILGADKTRLSKRHGATSVLSYREMGYLPDALVNYLVRLGWSHGDQEIFMREELIKYFSFENVGKSSAVFNPEKLLWLNSQYMINTTNEELAELVIPFLLKEQIIGQENDIDRIQLFKAIATLKERSKTLLELAQSLKFYILEDIEYNEKAKKKFLNEKYLSHLIEVNEALKLLDHFNANEIEKIFISITEKQNVKLGNIAQPVRVAITGKTESPGIFEVLEIVGKEKTLKRLEKAIKTIQNEVMTHG, from the coding sequence ATGGTAAGAGTAAGATTCGCACCGAGTCCAACAGGTCATCTTCATATAGGAGGGGCAAGAACTGCACTATTTAACTGGCTTTTCGCAAAACATAATAATGGTGTTTTTCTCTTAAGAATTGAAGATACTGACAGATCAAGGTCAACCGAGGATTACATCCATTCGATTATTGAAGGATTGAAGTGGCTTAAACTTGATTGGGATGAAGGACCTTTCAGACAGACCGACAGATTCGAAATCTATAGAAATTATGCAGATAAACTCATAAAAGATGGAAAGGCATACTATTGTTATTGTTCACCTGAAGAACTTGAGCAGAGGAGACAGGAAGCACTAAAAAAGGGTGAATCTCCGAAATATAACGGCCGGTGTAGGGATAAAGGTGATAGTTCGATACATAAAAGACCCGGGACAAATCCAGCAATCAGGTTCAAAATGCCCGGGGAAGGTCAGACTGTAGTAAAAGATTTGATTAAAGGTGAAATAGTTTTTGAAAATTCCCAGCTTGATGACCTGATAATAATGAGGTCTGATGGAACGCCTACTTATAATTTCACTGTTGTTGTAGATGATGTAGATATGAATATTACTCATGTGATTAGAGGGGATGATCACGTTAACAACACCCCAAAACAGATTCATATATATAAATCACTCGGATATACCCTGCCACAATTTGCACATCTTCCGATGATTCTTGGAGCTGATAAAACCAGACTGAGTAAAAGACATGGTGCAACATCTGTCCTTTCTTACCGTGAAATGGGATATCTGCCTGATGCGCTGGTTAACTATCTTGTCCGTCTTGGCTGGTCTCACGGGGATCAAGAAATTTTCATGCGGGAAGAATTAATAAAATATTTTTCTTTCGAAAATGTAGGTAAATCATCAGCAGTATTCAATCCAGAAAAACTTCTATGGCTGAACAGTCAATATATGATTAACACAACAAATGAAGAACTGGCAGAATTAGTAATTCCCTTTCTTCTTAAAGAACAAATTATTGGGCAGGAAAATGATATTGACAGAATCCAGTTATTCAAAGCAATAGCAACACTAAAAGAACGTTCAAAGACTCTATTAGAACTCGCTCAATCACTCAAATTTTATATTCTTGAAGATATTGAATATAACGAAAAGGCAAAAAAGAAGTTTCTAAATGAAAAATACCTTTCTCATTTGATTGAAGTTAATGAAGCTCTCAAGTTACTCGATCATTTTAACGCTAATGAAATAGAAAAAATATTTATATCCATTACTGAAAAGCAGAATGTGAAACTCGGGAATATAGCACAGCCTGTGAGAGTTGCAATAACAGGGAAAACAGAAAGTCCTGGAATATTTGAGGTACTTGAGATTGTAGGAAAAGAAAAGACACTGAAAAGATTAGAGAAGGCAATAAAGACAATTCAGAATGAGGTCATGACACATGGATGA
- the thiE gene encoding thiamine phosphate synthase, producing MSNIDFNLYLITDRKLFSTQCSLYLALEDALKAGVKAIQLREKDLTVKEVFEMALWLRNLTREYEAKLFINDRADVALAVNADGIHLSQNSIPVDAVKKITKNNLLIGVSTHNIEEAINAEKAGADFITFGPIYQTTSKPEYKNTTGVDIIRDLKMHISIKILAIGGIKPDKVKEVIDAGADGIALISAILASKNIHETTQEFMRLLK from the coding sequence ATGTCTAATATTGATTTCAATTTATATCTCATCACTGACAGAAAATTATTTTCGACGCAGTGTTCATTATATTTAGCACTCGAAGATGCTCTTAAAGCCGGCGTGAAAGCGATTCAATTAAGGGAAAAAGATTTAACAGTAAAGGAAGTCTTCGAAATGGCACTATGGCTGAGAAATCTGACAAGAGAATATGAAGCAAAACTGTTTATCAATGACAGAGCAGATGTTGCCCTTGCTGTTAATGCTGATGGAATTCATCTCAGTCAAAACAGTATTCCTGTGGATGCAGTTAAAAAGATTACTAAAAATAATCTCTTAATTGGAGTATCCACTCATAATATTGAAGAAGCTATTAATGCAGAAAAAGCAGGTGCTGATTTCATCACCTTCGGCCCAATTTATCAAACTACTTCGAAACCGGAATATAAAAATACGACTGGAGTTGATATTATCCGTGATTTGAAAATGCACATTTCCATAAAGATATTAGCTATTGGCGGTATAAAACCTGATAAGGTCAAAGAAGTAATAGATGCAGGTGCTGATGGTATTGCATTAATCTCTGCAATCCTCGCATCTAAAAATATTCACGAAACAACTCAAGAATTTATGAGGTTGCTGAAATGA
- the thiC gene encoding phosphomethylpyrimidine synthase ThiC, protein MTRIELAKKGVITDEMKEVSTSESISPEKLASDIASGLTVIPVNTIRKIKPIGIGRGLKTKVNANIGTSKDRVSFEDEEKKLDLLVRYGADAVMDLSTGGSMKEIRRLILKKSPLTVGTVPIYEAAIIAVEKYGRIAKMTADDIFTVIKAHAEEGVDFITVHCGVTKKAIERLQNEGRILDVVSRGGSFLLEWIIYNDKENPLYEYYDRLLDIAKEYDLTLSLGDGLRPGCLGDATDRSQIEELLTIGELRDRALDVGVQTIIEGPGHVPLNQVELNIKIQKEICKGAPFYVLGPLVTDVAMGYDHIAAAIGGAIAGAAGADFLCYVTPAEHIRLPNIEDVKEGLIASKIAAHAADIAKGIPSAVERDKKMAEYRKNLDWEGQASLSFDPERVRKWRSEAPPSEQDVCSMCGEFCAIRTVERALKKGKEKK, encoded by the coding sequence ATGACAAGGATTGAATTAGCAAAAAAAGGAGTTATCACCGATGAGATGAAAGAAGTATCAACTTCTGAATCCATCTCGCCTGAAAAACTTGCTTCTGATATTGCATCGGGACTTACTGTCATACCTGTAAACACAATTCGCAAGATAAAACCTATTGGAATTGGTAGGGGATTGAAAACAAAGGTCAATGCAAACATAGGAACATCAAAAGATAGGGTTTCCTTTGAAGATGAAGAAAAGAAACTTGATCTTCTTGTCAGATATGGGGCAGATGCTGTAATGGATCTCTCAACCGGAGGATCTATGAAAGAAATAAGAAGGCTGATCCTCAAAAAATCTCCCCTAACTGTCGGAACAGTTCCTATATATGAAGCAGCAATAATCGCTGTGGAGAAATACGGCAGAATAGCTAAAATGACTGCTGATGATATTTTCACTGTTATCAAAGCACACGCTGAAGAAGGCGTAGACTTTATTACTGTTCACTGTGGAGTAACAAAAAAGGCTATAGAAAGATTACAAAATGAAGGCCGGATTTTAGATGTTGTAAGCCGTGGTGGTTCATTTCTTCTCGAATGGATTATCTACAACGATAAAGAAAATCCACTCTATGAGTACTACGACAGACTTCTCGATATTGCGAAAGAATATGATTTGACGTTAAGCCTTGGCGATGGGTTACGTCCTGGTTGCCTTGGAGATGCAACAGACAGAAGTCAGATTGAAGAACTTCTGACCATTGGTGAGTTACGGGATAGAGCACTCGATGTAGGAGTTCAGACAATTATAGAAGGGCCTGGGCATGTACCTCTGAATCAAGTAGAATTGAACATAAAAATCCAGAAAGAGATTTGCAAAGGTGCACCATTCTATGTGCTCGGCCCTCTGGTTACAGACGTTGCAATGGGATACGATCATATTGCTGCAGCCATAGGAGGTGCGATTGCAGGTGCTGCAGGTGCTGACTTCCTATGCTATGTAACACCAGCTGAACACATAAGGTTGCCGAACATCGAAGATGTCAAAGAAGGACTTATAGCTTCGAAAATTGCTGCACATGCTGCTGACATTGCAAAAGGAATCCCTTCAGCAGTCGAACGTGACAAAAAAATGGCTGAATACAGGAAGAATCTCGACTGGGAAGGCCAGGCTTCTTTAAGCTTTGATCCTGAAAGGGTAAGAAAATGGCGTTCAGAGGCACCGCCTTCGGAGCAGGATGTATGTAGTATGTGCGGCGAGTTCTGTGCAATTAGGACAGTGGAGAGAGCATTAAAGAAAGGGAAAGAAAAAAAGTAA
- the tilS gene encoding tRNA lysidine(34) synthetase TilS gives MFPNLINKVIATARKYSMLQNNDKILVGLSGGPDSSCLLHVLNDLKEMFKLDIHALYIDHGLRPEEIPSEITFCEKMCKLINIPFMKSQIDVITYAKDEGINRHEAARQLRYRVYEETANNIKATKIALGHNADDQAETVLIRLIRGTGPTGLAGIPPVRGSIIRPLIEIERKEIEQFLDERKIDFIIDSSNLKKDYLRNKIRLSVLPILKNMNPDICRALSKTATIFREEEKYFEIIVTKTMMKLFSRKTQDHVELFLTPFEIMDKPIMRRVLRRVIDETKGLRGVNFIHIEDIIELIRNGKPGDRIYLPKGLRVIKDYAILILTSKQPHKLGTLSLQVPGEVVSRENKFVIKANIMDNAANHVDGKTSIILDLDKTGTNLTVRSRQKGDYFYPMGFGKRKKLQDYFVDEKVPRDERNAIPIVISGDSIVWIAGFRGDERFRVSQTTKRFLKLEIKKVL, from the coding sequence TTGTTTCCCAACTTGATCAATAAGGTAATTGCTACTGCCCGAAAATACTCTATGCTTCAAAATAATGATAAAATCTTAGTAGGGCTCTCAGGAGGGCCCGACTCTTCATGTTTACTTCATGTTCTCAATGACTTGAAAGAAATGTTTAAACTTGATATACATGCTCTGTATATTGACCATGGATTAAGGCCAGAAGAAATCCCATCAGAAATCACTTTCTGCGAAAAAATGTGCAAACTAATCAATATACCCTTTATGAAATCGCAGATTGATGTTATCACTTATGCAAAGGATGAAGGTATTAATAGACATGAAGCAGCCAGACAATTGCGATACAGGGTTTATGAAGAAACCGCGAATAATATAAAAGCAACTAAAATTGCTCTCGGTCATAATGCAGATGATCAGGCAGAGACTGTTTTAATACGGCTCATCAGAGGCACTGGACCGACAGGGCTTGCAGGTATCCCGCCTGTTAGAGGTAGTATCATAAGACCACTGATTGAGATTGAGCGAAAAGAGATTGAACAATTTCTTGATGAAAGAAAAATTGATTTTATTATCGATTCTTCTAACCTTAAAAAGGATTATTTACGGAATAAAATAAGACTTTCAGTTTTACCTATACTGAAGAACATGAACCCTGATATTTGCAGAGCTCTTTCAAAAACTGCCACCATCTTCAGAGAAGAAGAAAAATATTTTGAGATCATTGTTACTAAAACAATGATGAAACTTTTCAGCAGAAAAACCCAGGATCATGTTGAGCTATTTCTTACACCATTCGAAATTATGGATAAGCCTATTATGCGAAGGGTTTTACGCAGAGTCATAGATGAGACAAAAGGTCTTCGCGGTGTCAATTTCATTCATATTGAAGACATTATCGAGCTCATAAGGAACGGCAAACCAGGTGACAGGATATATCTTCCAAAAGGACTCAGAGTTATAAAGGATTACGCTATCCTTATCCTTACCTCAAAACAACCTCATAAATTAGGGACTCTTTCCCTCCAGGTTCCTGGTGAAGTTGTCTCAAGGGAAAATAAATTTGTAATCAAAGCTAATATAATGGATAATGCGGCTAATCATGTAGATGGGAAAACATCGATCATTCTGGATCTGGATAAGACCGGGACAAATCTTACCGTTCGTTCAAGGCAGAAAGGTGATTACTTTTATCCAATGGGATTTGGTAAGAGAAAGAAGCTTCAGGACTATTTTGTGGATGAAAAGGTACCAAGGGATGAACGAAATGCAATCCCAATTGTTATTTCCGGAGACAGCATTGTATGGATAGCCGGCTTCAGAGGAGATGAAAGGTTTAGGGTATCTCAGACAACAAAAAGGTTTTTAAAATTAGAAATCAAGAAGGTATTATGA
- a CDS encoding HNH endonuclease: protein MEPFLSDITQADIKREKLKAQKLRRSQWWKRKCAAGICYFCGKKFSPDKLTMDHIVPIIRGGKSIRTNLVPACKACNNKKKYLLPTEWEEYLNSLIDNTWS, encoded by the coding sequence ATGGAGCCTTTTTTATCAGATATTACTCAAGCAGATATAAAAAGAGAAAAACTGAAAGCGCAAAAACTGCGCAGATCTCAATGGTGGAAGCGGAAATGTGCTGCTGGTATTTGCTATTTCTGTGGCAAAAAGTTTTCTCCAGATAAATTGACAATGGATCATATCGTTCCGATAATCCGTGGAGGCAAATCTATAAGAACAAATCTTGTTCCTGCATGTAAGGCCTGTAACAATAAGAAGAAATATCTCCTGCCAACAGAATGGGAAGAGTATCTTAATAGTTTAATAGATAATACATGGAGCTGA
- a CDS encoding glutamine--tRNA ligase/YqeY domain fusion protein, whose amino-acid sequence MDDNDKTFSSNFISEIIKEDLKNNKYGGRLHTRFPPEPNGYLHIGHAKSICLNFGLAKEFKGLCNLRFDDTNPTKEELEYVESIKKDVKWLGFDWEDRLYYASDYFEQFYQYAVQLIKKGKAYVCDLSVEEIKEYRGTLTEPGKDSPYRNRSVEENLNLFERMKKGEFPDGSRTLRAKIDMKSGNINMRDPVIYRILKTEHHRTGDKWCIYPMYDFAHCISDSIEGITHSICTLEFEDHRPLYDWFLDELGIYHPQQIEFARLNLSYTVLSKRKLIELVEGGYVNGWDDPRMPTISGLRRRGYTPESIREFCERIGVAKRESIVDIALLEHCLREDLNKRAPRVMAVLNPLKIVIVNYPEDLVEELDAINNPEDLTMGTRKVPFSRILYIEKDDFREDPPKQFYRLAPGREVRLRYAYFIRCINVIKNEKTGEIIELHCTYDAETRGGNAPDGRKVKSTLHWVSASHSIEAEVRLYDHLFIKENPSYVEEGQDFKSYINPNSLTILKNCRVEPSLTSSLPGYYYQFERQGYFCVDLDSDKGKLVFNRTVKLRDTWAKIEKAHNQRP is encoded by the coding sequence ATGGATGATAATGATAAAACTTTTTCTTCGAACTTCATAAGCGAAATTATCAAAGAAGACTTGAAGAACAACAAATATGGTGGACGACTACATACAAGATTTCCGCCTGAGCCTAATGGTTATCTACACATAGGTCATGCAAAATCCATATGCCTTAATTTCGGACTTGCAAAAGAATTCAAAGGCCTCTGTAATCTACGTTTTGACGATACTAACCCGACAAAAGAAGAATTAGAATATGTTGAGTCGATTAAGAAAGATGTCAAGTGGCTTGGTTTTGATTGGGAAGATAGACTCTATTATGCATCGGATTACTTCGAGCAATTTTATCAGTATGCAGTGCAATTGATAAAAAAAGGCAAGGCATATGTCTGTGATTTAAGTGTGGAGGAAATAAAAGAGTATCGTGGAACACTTACTGAACCCGGGAAAGACAGTCCCTATCGTAATCGGTCAGTAGAGGAGAATCTTAATTTATTTGAACGCATGAAAAAAGGTGAATTCCCTGATGGTTCACGTACACTGCGGGCAAAAATTGATATGAAATCTGGAAATATAAATATGCGAGATCCTGTTATATACCGAATACTTAAAACAGAACATCATCGCACAGGAGATAAATGGTGTATTTATCCTATGTATGATTTTGCACATTGTATTTCAGACTCGATTGAAGGTATCACTCATTCAATATGCACCCTGGAATTTGAAGATCATCGGCCCCTCTACGACTGGTTTCTTGATGAATTAGGGATATATCATCCCCAGCAGATAGAATTCGCCCGTCTTAACCTGAGTTACACAGTTCTAAGCAAGCGAAAACTTATCGAGTTAGTTGAAGGTGGATATGTTAACGGGTGGGATGATCCGAGAATGCCCACAATATCAGGCCTACGTAGAAGGGGTTATACACCAGAATCAATCAGAGAATTCTGTGAACGCATAGGGGTCGCCAAAAGAGAGAGCATAGTAGATATTGCACTGCTTGAACACTGTTTGCGTGAAGATCTTAACAAACGTGCTCCGCGTGTTATGGCAGTATTAAACCCACTGAAAATAGTCATAGTCAACTATCCTGAAGACCTTGTCGAAGAACTGGATGCTATTAACAATCCAGAAGACCTCACAATGGGAACCCGGAAGGTACCTTTTTCACGTATTCTATATATAGAAAAAGATGATTTTCGTGAAGACCCACCAAAACAATTCTACCGGCTTGCTCCTGGCCGTGAAGTAAGATTAAGATATGCATATTTTATACGATGTATCAATGTTATAAAAAATGAAAAGACCGGAGAGATTATTGAACTTCATTGCACTTATGATGCTGAAACAAGGGGAGGAAATGCGCCAGACGGCCGTAAGGTAAAATCAACCTTACACTGGGTTTCAGCATCGCATAGTATCGAAGCAGAAGTTCGATTATACGATCACCTTTTTATAAAGGAAAATCCAAGTTATGTTGAAGAAGGTCAGGATTTTAAATCATACATAAATCCGAACTCTCTCACAATACTCAAAAACTGCCGTGTTGAACCAAGTCTTACCAGCTCACTGCCTGGATATTATTATCAATTCGAAAGACAGGGCTATTTCTGTGTTGATCTGGATTCAGATAAAGGTAAATTGGTTTTCAACAGGACAGTAAAATTGCGTGATACATGGGCAAAAATTGAGAAAGCTCATAATCAAAGACCATGA
- the thiD gene encoding bifunctional hydroxymethylpyrimidine kinase/phosphomethylpyrimidine kinase, whose product MKTALTIAGSDPTGGAGIQADLKVFRAFGIHGLSVVAAITAQNTQGIEAIFSADKNAIKKQFVTLLSDIKPDALKIGMVYSVDAVKIIADLINKYSLKNLVIDPVIISSSGTSLVENGTIDAIKKTLFPLSKVITPNIYEASVLTGIMIEDRKGMEEAVRVLKDMGADVIIITGGHFKETAVDLYYDGAFHIVESRKLKGEYHGTGCAFSAAITALLALDYTSLEAAKKAKEFVCNAIKKAYHLGKGMEILNI is encoded by the coding sequence ATGAAAACAGCACTCACCATAGCAGGCTCTGACCCGACAGGCGGTGCAGGCATTCAGGCAGACCTGAAAGTATTCAGAGCATTTGGCATACACGGTTTATCTGTTGTGGCTGCCATCACCGCTCAAAACACACAAGGTATTGAAGCCATCTTTTCTGCTGATAAAAATGCGATTAAAAAACAGTTTGTAACACTCCTGTCTGATATAAAACCAGATGCACTCAAGATAGGAATGGTTTACAGCGTTGATGCTGTTAAGATTATAGCTGATTTGATAAATAAATATTCACTTAAAAACCTTGTAATCGATCCGGTAATTATCTCTTCATCCGGCACTTCACTTGTTGAGAATGGAACTATAGATGCAATTAAGAAAACCCTCTTCCCTCTGTCAAAGGTTATAACCCCTAACATATATGAGGCATCCGTTCTTACCGGAATAATGATTGAAGATAGGAAAGGGATGGAAGAAGCTGTGAGGGTTCTTAAAGATATGGGGGCTGATGTTATTATCATTACGGGTGGTCACTTTAAAGAGACAGCGGTTGACCTTTATTATGATGGAGCTTTCCACATTGTAGAAAGTAGAAAGCTGAAAGGTGAATACCACGGCACCGGATGTGCATTTTCTGCTGCAATAACTGCCCTCCTTGCCCTTGATTACACTTCACTTGAAGCAGCAAAAAAAGCAAAAGAGTTCGTTTGCAACGCAATAAAAAAGGCATACCATCTCGGCAAAGGGATGGAGATTCTTAATATATAA
- the larB gene encoding nickel pincer cofactor biosynthesis protein LarB, whose protein sequence is MDIITIKKLLKSVQSRSMSIDTAIKKLKHLPFEDISFARVDHHRQLRQGIPEVVFAKGKHVDDVVKIARSIYKKNNRLLITKASKEIYAKLNIRNAIFHPLSGVIEANSYKKKKGHVLVISAGTSDIPVAEEAAVTASFLGSKTETIYDVGVAGIHRLMDIKKTLTTARVIIVVAGMEGALPSVVGGLVDKPIIAVPTSVGYGTNFSGLTPLFAMLNSCVPGIAVMNIDNGFGAGCHAHKINVLS, encoded by the coding sequence ATGGACATCATAACAATAAAGAAATTACTTAAATCGGTACAAAGCAGAAGTATGAGCATTGATACCGCAATCAAAAAATTAAAGCACCTTCCATTTGAGGATATATCTTTTGCACGGGTTGACCATCACAGACAGCTCAGGCAGGGTATACCTGAGGTGGTATTCGCAAAAGGAAAACATGTTGATGACGTAGTCAAAATTGCCAGATCCATCTATAAAAAGAATAATAGATTGTTAATTACTAAAGCATCTAAAGAGATATATGCAAAACTAAATATCAGGAATGCTATATTTCATCCTCTATCAGGTGTTATTGAAGCAAACAGTTATAAAAAGAAAAAGGGTCATGTGCTTGTTATTTCTGCCGGGACATCTGATATCCCTGTTGCTGAAGAGGCTGCTGTTACTGCCTCTTTTCTTGGTAGTAAAACAGAGACTATTTATGATGTCGGTGTAGCAGGAATCCACAGACTTATGGATATCAAAAAAACACTTACCACTGCACGTGTAATTATTGTTGTTGCCGGCATGGAGGGAGCCTTGCCATCTGTTGTAGGTGGTCTTGTTGATAAACCAATTATAGCAGTTCCAACATCTGTAGGATATGGAACGAATTTCAGCGGACTCACTCCACTCTTCGCTATGCTCAACTCATGTGTTCCTGGGATTGCTGTTATGAATATTGATAACGGCTTCGGGGCTGGATGTCACGCACACAAAATAAATGTATTAAGTTGA